A window of Echeneis naucrates chromosome 13, fEcheNa1.1, whole genome shotgun sequence contains these coding sequences:
- the aifm4 gene encoding apoptosis inducing factor mitochondria associated 4: MDRCEQQGHSEDQEDVTELVCQEDQLKDGQMKEVTVGGQKVLLVRTHGQYSAVGSQCTHYNAPLIKGALVGDRVRCPFHGACFNVRTGDIEEYPGLDSLPSYKVKVDNGKVYISINTKSLSLTKRVKKMCSMVPDINHTIVLIGGGPASLVCAETLRQNCYQGRIIMITKDMLPPFDKPKLSKAMNLDSSSILLRSSEFYQQHGIEVWTQKEVVSVDTAEKLLKLNDGNLQHYDQLLISTGCRARPPSCPGCDLQGVKLLESYADAKEIHNSSLGQKVVIIGASFIGMEVASFLSDKAASVVLIGSTKYPYERTLGPEIGKMTMQILEEHNVKFHMNDGVSEIKGENGKVKEVVLNSGTVVAADVVIAGIGVIHNSDFLSGSEVELDSKKAVIVDKFMRTNIADIFSAGDVTSFPLAIRGDQRVNIGHWQMSQAQGRVAALNMLNKPTKIESVPFFWTVLLGKSIRYTGYGEGYTEIIFKGKVEERKFLAFYIKNDVVVAAASLMFDPAVAHLAELMATGRILKKTEAQADDLSWLQM; this comes from the exons ATGGATCGGTGTGAACAACAAGGCCACAGCGAAGATCAGGAGGATGTGACTGAACTGGTATGCCAGGAGGATCAACTGAAAGATGGGCA GATGAAGGAAGTGACTGTAGGGGGCCAGAAGGTGTTGCTGGTCCGTACCCACGGTCAGTACAGTGCTGTTGGAAGCCAGTGCACTCATTACAATGCTCCTCTTATCAAAG GAGCATTGGTTGGTGACAGAGTCAGATGTCCCTTTCACGGTGCTTGCTTTAATGTCAGAACTGGAGATATCGAAGAGTATCCAGGTCTAGACTCTCTGCCCAGCTATAAG gTCAAAGTTGATAATGGCAAGGTGTACATTTCCATCAACACAAAA TCTCTCAGTCTGACCAAACGAGTGAAGAAGATGTGTAGTATGGTACCAGACATCAATCATACCATTGTGCTAATTGGAGGGG gccCCGCCTCTCTCGTATGTGCTGAGACACTTAGACAGAACTGCTATCAAGGACGAATCATCATGATCACCAAAGACATGCTTCCTCCATTTGACAAGCCCAAACTGAGTAAG GCAATGAATCTGGATAGCAGCAGTATCCTCCTCCGATCAAGTGAATTTTATCAACAACATGGAATCGAGGTTTGGACACAGAAGGAG GTGGTGTCAGTAGACacagctgagaagctgctgaagctgaatgATGGCAATTTGCAACATTACGACCAACTCCTTATCTCAACCGGGTGTAG GGCACGGCCACCCAGTTGTCCCGGTTGTGACCTACAGGGAGTAAAGTTACTGGAGAGTTACGCAGATGCCAAAGAAATTCACAATTCCTCTCTGGGCCAGAAGGTTGTCATTATTGGAGCCTCCTTCATAG GTATGGAGGTAGCATCCTTCTTATCAGACAAAGCTGCCAGTGTAGTCTTGATCGGCAGTACCAAATATCCATATGAGCGGACTCTGGGCCCAGAGATTGGCAAAATGACAATGCAA ATTTTGGAAGAACATAATGTGAAGTTTCACATGAATGACGGAGTCAGTGAGATTAAAGGGGAGAATGGCAAG GTGAAAGAGGTCGTACTAAACAGTGGAACAGTTGTGGCGGCTGATGTAGTGATTGCTGGAATTG GTGTAATCCACAATTCAGACTTCTTGTCAGGAAGTGAGGTGGAGTTGGATTCAAAGAAAGCTGTTATTGTTGACAAG TTCATGAGGACCAATATAGCAGATATTTTCAGCGCTGGAGATGTAACCTCCTTCCCTCTGGCTATTCGTGGAGACCAAAGAGTCAACATTGGTCATTGGCAAATGTCACAAGCTCAAG gaaGAGTTGCTGCCTTGAACATGCTAAATAAGCCAACCAAAATTGAGTCCGTTCCTTTCTTCTGGACAGTGTTGCTTGGGAAGAGTATCAGATACACAG GCTATGGAGAAGGATACACAGAAATTATATTCAAAGGAAAAGTAGAAGAGAGAAAATTCTTGGCATTTTACATTAA GAATGATGTGGTGGTAGCTGCGGCAAGCCTCATGTTTGATCCTGCTGTTGCTCATCTAGCAGAGCTCATGGCCACAGGCCGGATTTTAAAAAAGACGGAGGCTCA